Part of the Loxodonta africana isolate mLoxAfr1 chromosome 15, mLoxAfr1.hap2, whole genome shotgun sequence genome is shown below.
TGCCGCTCGGATGCTGCGGCCCAGCTGCTGCTCGTGGGCCGGTGGCTCCCTGCGGGTCCCCACGCGCAGGCTCGGGGCGCCGTGACGCGGTGGACTGGGGGCTTCCGGATTCTCCGTGCGCGGCCCTTTCCCCCCGGAACCGGGCCAGCCTGCCAGCAGCCCTGCTGTGGCTGGAGGGGTTGGGGGACATTGCTGCTGGGCCTTGGGAGCGGTGGGCGGGTACGTGGTGGGCAGAGAACTGAGGTACCTGAAAGCGTGGGTCCTAAGGGAACTCTCTGAGTGAAATTTGAGTCGGGGGTGAGGAGAGACGGCAGGACCCTTCAGGAAGGGCCTTAGAGTACCATGGGATTTGGACTGGAGTCTGAAGGCCGTGGGAGCATTTGAAAGGTTTGTATGCGGGATAGTGACATGATTTTAGCCTCTTTATTATCGTGCTTTAAAAGTTCGTTGTAGAAAAAAAAGTGCACgtaagaaaagataaaaatgactCAATTCGATCATGCAGAGACGTTTTCACATTTTTCTATATTTGTTGTAAAAATGGTGCAgtggaggcatctgacctcctttgACTTCAGAAGGGGGAAGGAGcatcaagaccaacagcccaaggccAATCATATGAGGCGGAGGTTGGACATACCACATctctccagcctttttaccaattctgataccagatgtccctcccacagcactctacttttctgctgtagtggccacacaaaactcatcGACAATCtcatagggtttattagggaagtcacaaaactaaacccattgccatcaagtcagttctcattcatagggaccctacaggacagagtagaactgcccatagggtttccaaggagtggctggtggattggaactgtcgacctttttggttaggagccaatctcttaaccactgctccattagggaagtaacaggttacaatttaggatCAGGAACGACTCAGAATATAGTTCTTCtgtcaggacagcttctctgcTGTGTCCATAGGCAGGACTCTCCAAGTTCCTTGGCCCTGCGCCCAGCCTTTGCCctacttgggcaagtgttacaaagctctttagctccactgacaggtgcctggaggcaccccactctccGCTCTCTCTCGCTCTGtaagccaggaagcccactgagctgtctcctggttctgctgcctctgctgctgctgtttctctgccgctACTTTTCGCAGCCTCTAGagttacagctctgtctcctgggtctaggaggttgtcAGCACAGGGATTCTAGGTCCAatggacatgctccactcctagctcttctttcttggtggtagtgaggtcctccCCTTTCCagctctgggatggctcattttaagcctagtggaacggtaaaactgaccaatccccttgttagggttccatatactttAAGGATgacatgcaccttatttgcattatcagGAAGCTGTCCAGTCCTCTTGGTGAGCCACAGGCACCTTATTTTCGtagccccacccaatcatttggtaaGAGTTATAAAAtggtggtgagaaaggccatataaaagtaatccattgcaccacacctgtgcaaatatatatatattaaagaaaCCAAActttttgccgttgagtcaattccggctcatagtgatccttaaggacagagtagaactgccccatagagtttccgaggagcgcctggtagattcaaactgctgaccttttagttagctgtagctcttaaccattacaccaccggggtttccaaatgtgtgtgtgtgtgtatatgtatatatatatataatatttttagaAACTGCTTTTTgatgaaggaggcctggtggtacagtggttaaagtgctcggctgccaactaaaaggttggcagttcgagcccaccagctacactgatgaagaaagatgtggcagtctgcttccctaaagattacagccttggaaaccctatgggacagttttactctcctataggctcactgtgagttagaattgacttgccCACAGTGGAGTTGGCTTTTTGAGGTAGGAATAAATCTTTCACTATCAATGAAACTATTcctatgtattaattttttaaagctgagtaatattctatttTATGAGAGGATCACAGTTAATTCAACCAACCCCTTATTTGTAGACATTTTGTTTTGTATAATTTTTTACCTGGGGGCAGGGTCAAAGGTCTTGGAGCTTAATTtctgtgcacacgtgtgtgttcTCTCCAGTGCCGAGTATTTTCTTACCTTGTTATCTTTGCCAGTTGATACATACAAAATGCTTTGGCTTTGTTTTCATTTACAATTTTTTGTTTGGAGAGATTGAATAATTTATTACATATAGTGGCTGTGTGTACCCTTGGTCCTTGCCCAAGACGCCAGCCCTCTAGtcatttgtttcctgatctcgTCGTCTTAATACTGATCTAATTCCTCAGCTCAACTTTCTACTCCAGAGGCTTCCAGAGCATTCCTCTCTGTAAATCAGCTCTCCTAATTTTCGGTCTCCTTAGCTGCTCACATCTCCCACCTGTACCCCAGGGTCTCTAGTGCTCCTGGTCGATTCCAACAACCACATGCCACATCAGCCCCACAGTGTGATGGTCTCTCAGGTTCTTGACTAGTAGTGTGCAGTGATAGTCACCTTTACTTCCACTTAGCCTCCTAATTCTCAGCCACCTCCTCTcttcacttcttccttatcaCTTTATCACTTCAGCTCCTCTACTTGCCCAATTATTCTGTCCTAGCCTTCTGTCAAAGCCTCAGCTCCGGAAGAATGTGCTTTTCCCATGCCTGCACCTGATGTGCTGCTGGAGAAAATCATATACCCACCCTGACTTGGTAACAAGATGGGTTATTTTGggctttttgcatctatattcaagtGGGAttagtttgggatttttttttttttgggccttGTGCTGTCTTCCTCCACATCAgggttatgctttttttttttttttaatggagatgcttttcattttttctgtatTGAATAGTTCAAATAGCATAAGAATTACTTTGAAGGTTTGAGAGAGCTGGCTCATGAAACCTCATAGATTAGGGACCTCCCGTGGGAGTAGTTTTTGACCACTTTGTTGCTTCAGTGAACGTTGGCAGGAATGATTTTCAAAAATTTACCAACTATgaacagatatttgcacacccatgttcattgcagcactgtttacaatagcaaaagatggaagcaaccaaggtgccatcagtggatgaatggataaattatggtatattcacacaatggaatactacgcatcaataaaaaacaatgatgaatccgtgaaaaaatttcgtaacatggaggaatctggaaggcattatgctgagtgaaattagtcagttgcaaaaggacaaatattatatgagaccactattataagagctcaagaaataatttaaacagagaagaaagtattctttgatggttacaagagtggggagggagggaaggagagggatattcactaattagtagacaaaaactattctaggtgaagggtaagacaacacacaggagaggtcagcacaactgaactaaaccaaaagcaaaaagtttcctgaataaaccaaatgcttcgaaggccagtgtaggagggatgggggcttggggaccatggtttcaggggatatctgggtcaattggcataataaaatctattaagaagacattttgcatcccactttggagagtggtgtctggggtcttaaaagctagctagtggccatctaagatgcatcaattggtctcaacccacctggaccaaaggaaaatgaagaacaccaaagacacaagggaattatgagcccaaaagacagaaaggggcatataaagcagagactacatcagtctgagatcaGGAGAACTAaacagtgcccagctacaaccaatgactgccctggcagggaacacaacagagaacccctgaaggagcaggagagcagtgggatgcagacctcaaattctcataaaaagaccagacttaatggtcagactgagactagcagaaccccagaggtcatggtcctcagaccttctgtaggcccaagacaggaaccattcccaaagccaactcttcagatagggattagagtggacaatgagatagaaaatgatactggtgaggagtgagcttcttgaatgaagtagacacatgagactatgtgggcagctcctgtctggaggggagatgagaaggcagaggaggacagaggctggctgaatggacacggaaataaggggtggagaggaggagtgtgctgtctcatcaggggagagcaactaggagtatgtaataaggtgtatataaatttttgtatgagagactgacttgatttgtaaactttcacttaaaacacaataaaaatttaaaaaagaaaaaaaaccaactgGTGTGTCAGAGGCTAGACCATCAAGGGTGTGTCCACAGCTTGGCCCAGTGGTTTTGTTTCTCCTCTGCCCCTCTACCACTCTCTCTACTGCTGGATAAACTCCTGGAGTTGTTCAGAGGACTGAGATATGTGGCTCATGGGTTGCTCAGGGCCTGTCCTGTTGACACATCTCTGCTGTTCTGTGTGTGGGCGGCACCCCTATCTGGCCAAAGTGCCAGTGCTAGTAGGAAGCGGGGCTGTTGGGGAGCTACAGTGTGACAGGTCATTTTGCCGCTGTGTCAGTTTCGTTTCTCCCTTTGTCGTGGCAGCTCAGTGTTGGCGGGGGCACCATCCCTGTTCTCTAAGTGAACAGTGGGAGTAAGTACCCTCCTGGGCCTGCAGCTCCACCTGGATATTGAAGCTGTCTTCTGAGTCCTTTTGCACATGGCAGTTTGGAGattgttttctcatctttcatccTCACATGATATATGCAGTGCTCtaaccagtgtttctcaaactttaacatGCAATAAATTACCAGGGCATTtgtcaaaatgcagattctgattcagcaggtggggcccaagattctgcatttctaacaatctCAGGTGATGCTGGTGCTGCCGGTCCATGGACTTCACCTTGAGTAGCAAGGAGCCAGAGCTCTTGAGGTGCATTCACCTATACTATGTCATTGCACCTGGTAGGTGTTTTAATACTCAGTTTTTATACGGGAGACAGAGGCAAAGAAGTGAAGCAGTTGGCTTAAAGGCTCACAGCACGTTAGCATTAGGACTGGTGCTGGGATTAGCTCATTCCTTTAGTGCAGCACCtgagcactgtgctaggtgctgtagTACCAGCTGACCAGGGAAGTAGAGCACTGTGCCCTAAACTAGGCCTCCCTCTCCCGTGGTATAGGGTTTGTGTACAACCCTGAGCAGTGGCAGCATCACTGCCAGGATCCTGGAGGGGCATATGGGTGACTGAGAGAAGGATGCCCTACCATCACCAGCACCTGGTACCACTCAGCTTGCTATGAGCCTTGGCCATGCTCTGGCCATTCTAAAAATTCTCTTCTGAGTATTCTGAGCTGGCTGCCATGGAGGCTGCATCCCTGCCTTGAGCCCTCTGCTCTGAATGGTCTTCAAGAGGTGTGACTGAAAGTAGGTCAGAGCTGTATTTCCAGAAGAGGCATTTATGGAGGCTGCTGACCATTCTCCATGAACCCTCCAGAGGCAGAGGCTTCTGCTGAGAGGGAGACACGTCGGGGTAATGTTGAATGGTCCTCTGTCTCTTCTAATGGCCATCCTATCCCTCTCTGCCCTCAGGGAAAGGGGCTGTTTGCCAAACAGCTGATCCGGAAGGGGGAGACCATCTTCGTAGAACGGCCCCTGGTGGCTGCACAGTTTCTCTGGAATGCACTTTATCGTTATCGAGGTGAGCACATCTCCTTGTCCACTCCTCATGGCTGCTGGGCCCAGTCACCTTTGTGCACAGGAAGAGAGGTGCTTATGCCCCCTACTGACTGACATCTCTGGGACCCTGGGTGTTCGGGAGAAAATGGCTGTCTTGCGTCGAGAGAAATGTGCCTGAGAACTACGCCTCTGTCCAGTCTCAGGCCATTTGGAGCTGTAAGCCTGCAGTGGAGTGGTCCTCTTGGTGTCTCCCTAGGTGGAGGAGTGTCACTCAGAGTCTGGCCCCATAGGACATCATGCTGAAGGGCTCTGTGCCAAAGTGGAGCCCCCACCAAGAGGAGGATGTGTGGCTCTTGGTCAAAGAAGGCAGAGTTAGGGCTCAGAAGCAAGTTGGATGCCCTGGGCTTTGCTAGCTGCATATTTTTTGCACACTTTTCTTAGCTTAGAGCCCATCTGTGAAAGGAAGGTCAGTTGGCTCCAGAGTGTGGGGGAAAGCCCAGTGTGGAGGACAGGGTGAACCTGACAGACTGAGTCCCGGTGAGGAGCAGGGAGTCAGACAGGAGGGGTGGCGGCTCCTGAGCAGGAGGAGGTGAAATCCATTCACTCATTCCATTCATTAACGtagtcattcattcactcacttccCCAACTTTTACTGAGAACCTGGTGTGTGCCAGGCAATGGTGAGCCCTGAGAATACCTCTCTGAAGAGCACAGACATGGCCTCTGCTCTCAGGGCACTTACGTGGTCACGTCTGGCTCTCACCCTCAGCCTGTGACCACTGCCTTCGGGCACTGGAGAAGGCCGAGGAGAACGCCCAGAGGCTGACTGGAAAACCAGGCCAGGTTCTGCCTCATCCAGAGCTATGCACTGTGCGGAAGGACCTGCATCAGAACTGTCCCCACTGCCAGGTGAGCGTCCCTCGGTGGGTGGAAGAGACCTTAGCTGATCCTCTTGGGGGAGACAGGAGTGAGAACAGACCTGGTCGTGGCCCTGGAGAATCACAGTAGAGGGTGAGACACTGAAAAGGCTCAGTTATTGTTTTGGTCCCATCCTTCCTGTTCCAGGTCCATTGTCTAGAAAGTGGGCTTGGTGGGAGCTTGCCCTCTTCCTTCAAGCCCCTCTCCCCCCTCTGCCTGGCAGGGGTTTTCCCATCTACCTGAAAAGGTGTCTTCCCTTTCTGTGGTTTAATGAGCCTGGGGTAGGTACCCTCTCCCAGTCCCCAGAGCACCCTGTGCTTGTTCATCTAACCACTGAGCTCCTGCCCAGGGCCAGTTTGTGGAAGGAATGCATTTAGAGGTGGTAACATGGGATGGCTGTGCCTTAGCCCCCTCACCCCATGGCAAGCACCCAGGTGCTGACCTCCGCCCCTCCTGACAGGTGATGTACTGCAGTGCAGAGTGTCGGCAGGCAGCTGCTGAGCAGTACCACCAGGTCCTGTGTGCAGGGCCATCCCAGGACGACCCCCTGCATCCTCTCAATAAGCTGCAGGAGGCATGGAGGTAAGTAGCATTTCCTCTCTTCTTTGCTTTATTCCTCTCTCCCTGCCTGTCCTCAGCTCAGCAGCCATCTTTAAGTTACCATTCCCCCAccctctgatttttcctccatTCTTAGGGTTAAGCAGAGGCCGCAGTACCCAACCCCCTGCCTTTAATCTGAGCTGCCAGTCCTGCCATCCTCGACATTTTACACACTCCCACAGAGGTCCTCAGTAAGCCCATGAGGATGAAAAGTCCTGCTCAAGTCCCTGCTTATGTCTTTCTCTCTTTGGTTATACATGGAATTGGTACAAAGGGTTCTTTGTAGCAATCAGACTGGGCCTCCCTGAGCTCAGCTACTGGGGAGGGAATTTCTAGGCCAACCTTTTTTTCCTCCCTAGGAGTGTTCACTATCCCCCTGAGACTGCAAGCATCATGCTGATGGCCCGGATGGTGGCCACGGTGAAGCAGGTGAGCCCACCTGTCCCTCCTGGGGAGCTGGCTCTGGGCCCATTCAGCCCTTGGGCTTAGTCTCCTCCTCGCCTTAAGGCCGTGGCTCGGATGCAGAGTTCTCCCTGGCTTCCCAAAGAAGAGCTGCTTGCTCCGTAAAACCTTAGGAGTCCACTAACTGTAAATCAGGCATGAGGAGTGGGAGAGTGGGGCTCATTTTCTCTGTTGTCTTCCATCTCTGGGAGGACTTCTTGGGCAGTAGCAATTCATACATTTGATTTATAGGTACCACCTTTTCAGGACTGTCTCTTACATCAAATGAGACCAGCCACTGTATAAGCACCTTCTGTCAAAATTTGGTTCCTCAGCCTTATTTTCCCAAGTATGGGTGTACTGATTAGCTTGGTCCAGTAGGGGAGATGATTagagtggggagggtggggaggtgtCCATGAGTCCACGTGGGTATGTGCACACATGTGCCTGGGTGAGTGTGACCCTTCAGTGTATTTGTTCACTGCAGGCTAAGGATAAGGATCGTTGGATCAGGCTCTTTTCCCAGTTCTGTAACAAAACGGCCAATGAGGAGGAGGAAATTGTCCACAAACTCCTGGGGGACAAATTCAAGGTCGGTCTTCTATgatccctgccctgccctgccctgccctcagTAGCCTGTGATGGCTACCTGAGGGGAGCCTCATGTTTGGGCCCTCCCCAGCCACATGAAGGGGTTAGAGCTTGAGTCCAAAATCAATTGTAAGTACTTGTATTCCTGTTACTGTTTAACTTCATGATCAGTGGCCCTGAAATTGGGAAGCGGGGTGGTGACAGAGGAATGCAGAGCTGGGTACCCTGTCCTGAAAGTGCCCTTTACCCTGATGCGGGAAGGCAGAACCCTCGTAATaggataaccagttgccattgagttgattccagctcacagggacctcttgtgtgtcagagtagaactgtgctccacagggttttcagtggctgattttttagaagtagatcaccaggtctttcttccaaggcccctctgggtagacttgaacctctaacctttcagttagcagctgagcacttaaccatttgcgctacccagggattcctcatGATAGgataaaaccccaaaccaaacccactgccgtcgagtcgattccgactcatagtgaccctataggacagagtagaactgccccatagtgtttccaaggagcgcctggcggatttgaactgccgacctcttggttagcagccgtagcacttaaccactataccaccagggtttcctatgataGGATAGCAGTGAAAAAAATCAGGTATAATAGCAAATTGAGGGTTGGGGTCCCACAGAGTCCAGGAGCAGCGTGAAACACAGTTTAGTAAGTGCCCGCTTCCAGTCAGTTACCAGTTCATGCTGAGGACACCAGACTTCCATGCAGGAGCTGCCTGAGGGTGGAGGCAGGTGTGTGAAAGGGATGCATCTGGGATGGGCCTTCCAGCATGGAATTCTGAGGGAAGGGGTCGGGGGCTCCAAGCTGGTCTGGAGCCAGATTAGGGGAGCCTGGAGGTTGGTGGTAAGGACTAGGCTAGCCCTGCTGGTTCAAATGCTggaaaatagggacaattttgTGGTTTGCCACCTTGGGTTGGAGCAGTCCAGTGGATTGCCAAAGCTCTCTGGAGATAAGGACTCTGTGGCCTTCCTTTGCCCCGAGGGAAAGCTCAGTCTACAGAGCTGGCCCTTTTTCTTCCCTCACCTGGTCTTCTGGGCCCTGCTGGGTGCTAATGGGAAATCCCCAGGGATGCAAGTCTCTCCCTGCTTCCCCTAAACCAGGGCCAGCTGGATCTTCTGCGGAGACTCTTCACAGAGGCCCTGTATGAGGAAGCACTCAGCCAGGTGAGCGTGGAGAGCGTAGGCCGGGGCCTCCCAGTCAGTCCAGCTCTCCAGGAGCAACTGGGCTCAGCCTTTCCTGCTGGGACCGCTAAGCCAGAGCTGAATTGGTCTTCTGGAGTTGGTATGGGAGTCACTCAGAGAAGACCTCCAGAACAGAGGGGTGCATCAGGAAGTGGCTGTAACCCTAGCATTCATCTCCTCTCTTTCCTGCAGTGGTTCACTCCAGATGGATTCCGGTCTCTCTTTGCTCTTGTTGGGACCAATGGCCAAGGAATCGGGACCAGGTTAGGAGAGAATGTTCCTGGGCTGTTGGACTTATCCCTCAGGGCTCAGGTGGGAGATGGACTGAGGAAGGTGGCCACAGCTCCTTTAAAGATAGGGTGAGGCAGAATGTGACTCTGGCCAGAGCACTGTACCAGACACAGTGCGGGGACTCAGAAAAAATGTTCTTGGGGGCTTGATCTGTTGGGGAAGATGGGGCCCCACCCTTGAGGAAGACACGGGGTATGGGTGAGAAACTCCCATCTGGGCTTAACTTGCCTGGAAGTGGAAAGCCCTGTGACCTGGCCTCCTCCTCCCCAACCCTTGGCTGCCTGGGGCCCCCAGCTCCCTGAGCCAGTGGGTCCATGCCTGTGATGCTCTGGAGCTGAAGCCTCAGGACCGCGAGCAGCTGGATGCCTTCATTGACCAACTGTACAAGGACATCGAGGCAGGTGGGTGACATGGGGCCTTGGCCTCACCCAACTTGGAGACCCCTCCCAGTCAGGTGGTGGACACAGTCCTCCCCCAGAGAGCTCTAAGTGAATGGTGGGGGAAGGTAATCCTGTGTGCTTGTGGGTAGCCTCAGATCTGTCCACAGGACACGTGGAGAAGAAATGGCCTGAGATCTGGGCAGAGGCTCAATGCTTGGGGGAGGGGTGCTGGACAAATAGGGTGGTGGTGTTAGAAAAGCAAGGTTTGGCCTTATTTTGGGTAAAATGGTGGACACCAGGTGCATCAGTGCGGTGGGGCCGGTGGACAGTGGAGCCAGTCCCTATCCTTGTAAGCAAGTTCCCTTTTCCCACCTTTAAAATGGGTCGAATAATGCCTGCATATTACTGCCTTCCAGCAACTGGCGAGTTTCTTAACTGTGAAGGATCTGGCCTCTTTGTGCTTCAGAGCTGCTGTGAGTCATGGGGTCCCGGGGGCATTTCTGCCTTTGCCAAGTGGCCTCAAAGCCACAGTTAATTTCTCAGTTGGTCCCTTCTATGTTGGTGGGATTGAATCTGGGAGCAGGGTTAGGTCTGAGCTTCCTTAAGGATTTCCCGGGGGCctttttgtgctgtcatttttccattcattcattcacttgacTGATCATATGTAATACCTTCCAGCAGGCCAGCCCCTGTGCAAAGCTCAGACTCTTGCAAAGGGAGATTTGGCAGGGGAGCGTTGGGAGAGGCTGGGAGGCCCTCAGGATCCTGGGAAGAGGAAGCTCATCAGCACCTGATGGGAGGGGAGAGCTAACTGCCTTTTCCAGATCTAAGCCTCCCACCCTCTGGTTTCCTCACTGCAAACACTTCTGCCCAAGCTGCAGGGCCACTCCACCCCTCCCAAGCTGGGCTTTCAAAGAGCCTGGCTTGGCTGTTACAATCATGCAGTAGCAGACAGAACTGTTCAGGGCCCTGGCACTCCTTCTCCAGACACTGGCAAACTGAGAATTAGGTCAGCCTGTGAGGAGAGCAGGGCAGTCatagagggtgggagggggcggtGATATGCCTGCGCTCTATGGCCTTCAGAAGAGCACTGGATGGAGAGTCAGGAAACGTGGGGCAGGGATCAGAAAATGAGAAGATGGGACCCAGTGCTTTGTCTGCTGACGCTATTATTTTTCTTAGCTGGTAATCCTTACCTGCCTCTCCTGACCCAGGCAACCACAGCTGTGTTCCCAATGCAGAGACCTCCTTCCCAGAAAACAACTTCCTTTTGCATGTCACTGCCCTGGAGGATATTAAGCCAGGAGAGGTGAGGGGGCCAGAGCCCTGGAGGGTGGGCAGTCGACCTCGTAAGTTCTCTCTGGTATTGGGAGCAGCAGTGGCTAGAGCCCCTTAAAGTCCAGGCTGCTGGGTTGAATCCCCATGTGCCCCAGGGCACAAATCCTTTTGCTTATGAGTACTCTCACCCTACCCCACCTCTTCAAAAAATAATTCCAGAATGCCTCAGAGCAGCAGTGTTTGAAGGACAGCTGTGTACGGCCAGGTTTTCTTGATCAACAAGTCTAATTTCTAAGAAAGCAGGAGGAGATAGCTCTTGGCAGCTTGGTCCATGGGAGGCTGGCGTGGGTTTGGGGGTCCTGGCTATTAGCACAGGGCACAGAGCCTGGTTGAATCTTCTTCCAGGGCAAGTAGCATCACACAAAGCTAACCTCTGACCCCAGTCACAGACCTGGGCCAGCACCTGGCTTTAACCATGGCCTGAGGCCAACCCCAGTCCCTCTTCTGTCTCAGACACACGTGTTGGAGCCTCATAGTGGCCTGCCTGCTG
Proteins encoded:
- the SMYD5 gene encoding histone-lysine N-trimethyltransferase SMYD5 isoform X3 — encoded protein: MAASMCDVFSFCVGVAGRARGTVEVRFVSSSKGKGLFAKQLIRKGETIFVERPLVAAQFLWNALYRYRACDHCLRALEKAEENAQRLTGKPGQVLPHPELCTVRKDLHQNCPHCQVMYCSAECRQAAAEQYHQVLCAGPSQDDPLHPLNKLQEAWRSVHYPPETASIMLMARMVATVKQAKDKDRWIRLFSQFCNKTANEEEEIVHKLLGDKFKGQLDLLRRLFTEALYEEALSQWFTPDGFRSLFALVGTNGQGIGTSSLSQWVHACDALELKPQDREQLDAFIDQLYKDIEAATGEFLNCEGSGLFVLQSCSGNPYLPLLTQATTAVFPMQRPPSQKTTSFCMSLPWRILSQERKSVSAT
- the SMYD5 gene encoding histone-lysine N-trimethyltransferase SMYD5 isoform X2, with amino-acid sequence MSLHLGKGLFAKQLIRKGETIFVERPLVAAQFLWNALYRYRACDHCLRALEKAEENAQRLTGKPGQVLPHPELCTVRKDLHQNCPHCQVMYCSAECRQAAAEQYHQVLCAGPSQDDPLHPLNKLQEAWRSVHYPPETASIMLMARMVATVKQAKDKDRWIRLFSQFCNKTANEEEEIVHKLLGDKFKGQLDLLRRLFTEALYEEALSQWFTPDGFRSLFALVGTNGQGIGTSSLSQWVHACDALELKPQDREQLDAFIDQLYKDIEAATGEFLNCEGSGLFVLQSCCNHSCVPNAETSFPENNFLLHVTALEDIKPGEEICISYLDCCQRERSRHSRHKILRENYLFVCSCPKCLAEADDPNVTSEEEEEDEEEEGEPEDAELGDEMTDV
- the SMYD5 gene encoding histone-lysine N-trimethyltransferase SMYD5 isoform X1, with the protein product MAASMCDVFSFCVGVAGRARGTVEVRFVSSSKGKGLFAKQLIRKGETIFVERPLVAAQFLWNALYRYRACDHCLRALEKAEENAQRLTGKPGQVLPHPELCTVRKDLHQNCPHCQVMYCSAECRQAAAEQYHQVLCAGPSQDDPLHPLNKLQEAWRSVHYPPETASIMLMARMVATVKQAKDKDRWIRLFSQFCNKTANEEEEIVHKLLGDKFKGQLDLLRRLFTEALYEEALSQWFTPDGFRSLFALVGTNGQGIGTSSLSQWVHACDALELKPQDREQLDAFIDQLYKDIEAATGEFLNCEGSGLFVLQSCCNHSCVPNAETSFPENNFLLHVTALEDIKPGEEICISYLDCCQRERSRHSRHKILRENYLFVCSCPKCLAEADDPNVTSEEEEEDEEEEGEPEDAELGDEMTDV